From a single Anaerolineaceae bacterium oral taxon 439 genomic region:
- a CDS encoding glycine dehydrogenase (aminomethyl-transferring), translated as MNNEKTIFELSVPGRKGFQFPDADVPETELPAGLVRETLPMPELSELDVVRHYTRLSRLNYSVDSGFYPLGSCTMKYNPKVCEKVAASASFSQLHPLQPIETVQGALVILYEMQTILSEIGGMAAGSLTPAAGAQSEFCGIKMIAACLRARGQTQRKVMLIPDSAHGTNPASSVMSGFECRPVRTNERGNIDLDDLSQHLNDQLAGIMITNPNTLGLFDENILEVTKRVHDAGGLVYGDGANMNALLGIAKPASLGIDVMHYNLHKTFGTPHGGGGPGAGAVCCVAELADYLPGPIAAIIEEGEDGEPPLYGLIQPKKSIGMVRAFWGHFAIILRAYAYCMMLGRSGLREVGETATLNANYLMHALKGLYPLPYDRTCMHEFVLDVKWKDAPEIRAFDVAKRMMDYGLHPPTYYFPLIVHEALMIEPTETESKETLDAFIDVMRRIAEEARTNPALLTGAPKETPFGRLDEVRAAKDLKIVA; from the coding sequence ATGAATAACGAAAAAACGATCTTTGAGCTATCGGTCCCCGGCCGGAAAGGCTTCCAATTCCCCGACGCGGACGTTCCCGAAACGGAACTCCCCGCCGGTCTGGTCCGCGAAACGCTGCCGATGCCCGAGCTGTCCGAGCTGGACGTCGTCCGGCATTATACCCGGCTGTCCCGGCTCAACTACTCGGTCGACAGCGGTTTTTACCCGCTCGGTTCGTGCACGATGAAATATAATCCCAAAGTCTGCGAAAAGGTCGCGGCCAGCGCGAGCTTCAGCCAGCTTCACCCGCTCCAGCCGATCGAAACGGTTCAGGGCGCGCTCGTCATCCTCTACGAGATGCAGACGATTCTCAGCGAAATCGGCGGCATGGCGGCCGGATCGCTTACGCCGGCGGCCGGCGCGCAGTCTGAATTCTGCGGAATCAAGATGATCGCCGCCTGCCTCCGGGCCCGCGGCCAGACGCAGCGAAAAGTCATGCTCATCCCGGACAGCGCGCATGGAACCAATCCGGCGTCGTCGGTCATGAGCGGCTTCGAATGCCGCCCGGTCAGGACGAACGAACGCGGGAATATCGACCTTGACGACCTCTCTCAGCATCTCAACGATCAGCTCGCCGGAATCATGATTACCAACCCGAATACGCTCGGACTTTTCGACGAGAATATCCTCGAAGTCACGAAGCGCGTCCATGACGCCGGCGGTCTCGTTTACGGCGATGGCGCGAACATGAACGCGCTCCTCGGAATCGCCAAGCCGGCGAGCCTGGGGATCGACGTCATGCACTACAACCTGCATAAAACCTTCGGAACGCCTCATGGCGGCGGCGGCCCCGGCGCGGGCGCGGTCTGCTGCGTCGCGGAGTTAGCCGATTACCTTCCGGGACCCATCGCGGCGATCATTGAAGAAGGCGAAGACGGCGAACCGCCGCTCTACGGACTGATCCAGCCGAAGAAATCGATCGGGATGGTCCGCGCGTTCTGGGGCCATTTCGCGATCATCCTGCGCGCGTACGCCTATTGCATGATGCTGGGACGGTCGGGACTTCGCGAGGTCGGCGAAACCGCGACGCTGAACGCGAATTACCTGATGCATGCGCTGAAAGGTCTTTACCCGCTCCCGTACGACCGTACCTGCATGCATGAGTTTGTCCTCGACGTCAAATGGAAAGACGCGCCGGAAATCCGCGCGTTCGACGTCGCCAAGCGCATGATGGATTACGGGCTGCATCCGCCGACCTATTACTTCCCGCTGATCGTGCATGAAGCGCTGATGATCGAGCCGACCGAGACCGAAAGCAAAGAAACCCTCGACGCGTTTATCGACGTCATGCGCAGGATCGCCGAAGAAGCGCGGACGAATCCCGCCCTGCTGACCGGCGCGCCAAAAGAGACCCCGTTCGGACGCCTGGACGAGGTCAGGGCGGCGAAGGATTTAAAAATCGTCGCGTAA